The following proteins come from a genomic window of Streptococcus oralis:
- a CDS encoding PTS sugar transporter subunit IIB gives MTIVGCRIDGRLIHGQVANLWAGKLNVSRIMVVDDEVVNNDIEKSGLKLATPPGVKLSILPVEKAAANILAGKYDSQRLFIVARKPDRFLGLVEAGVPLETLNVGNMSQTPETRSITRSINVVDKDVEDFHKLAEKGVKLTAQMVPNDPVSDFLSLLK, from the coding sequence ATGACAATTGTAGGATGCCGTATTGATGGACGTTTGATCCACGGTCAAGTAGCCAATCTTTGGGCTGGAAAACTAAATGTTTCACGCATTATGGTTGTAGACGACGAAGTTGTTAACAACGATATTGAAAAGAGTGGTTTGAAACTTGCGACACCACCAGGTGTGAAACTCAGTATCTTGCCAGTTGAGAAAGCAGCAGCAAATATCCTTGCTGGTAAATACGATAGCCAACGTCTCTTTATCGTTGCACGTAAACCAGACCGTTTCCTTGGTTTGGTCGAAGCAGGTGTACCGCTTGAAACACTCAACGTCGGCAATATGTCTCAAACACCAGAAACTCGCTCTATCACACGTTCTATCAATGTGGTAGACAAGGATGTGGAAGATTTCCACAAACTAGCAGAAAAAGGTGTGAAACTCACTGCTCAAATGGTTCCAAATGATCCAGTTTCAGACTTTTTGAGCTTATTAAAATAG
- a CDS encoding PTS mannose/fructose/sorbose/N-acetylgalactosamine transporter subunit IIC encodes MIQWWQILLLTLYSAYQICDELTIVSSAGSPVFAGFITGLIMGDVTTGLFIGGSLQLFVLGVGTFGGASRIDATSGAVLATAFSISQGIDTDLAITTIAVPVAALLTYFDVLGRMTTTFFAHRIDAAIERFDYKGIERNYLLGALPWALSRALPVFFALAFGGAFVQSVVDLVKEYQWVADGLTLAGRMLPGLGFAILLRYLPVKRNLHYLAMGFGLTAMLTVLYSNVTSLGGAVAGILGTLPAEVAEKIGFVNNFKGLSMIGISIVGIFLAVVHFKNSQKVAVAAPSTPSESGEIEDDEF; translated from the coding sequence ATGATACAATGGTGGCAAATTTTACTTCTCACTTTGTACTCAGCTTATCAAATCTGTGATGAGTTGACAATCGTTTCATCTGCAGGTTCCCCTGTATTCGCTGGTTTCATTACTGGTTTGATCATGGGAGATGTGACAACTGGTTTGTTTATCGGTGGTAGCTTGCAGTTGTTCGTTCTCGGGGTTGGTACCTTCGGTGGTGCTTCTCGTATCGACGCAACTTCTGGTGCGGTTCTTGCAACAGCATTCTCTATCTCTCAAGGTATTGATACAGACCTTGCGATTACAACAATCGCTGTACCAGTAGCAGCACTTTTGACATACTTCGACGTTCTTGGACGTATGACAACTACTTTCTTTGCACACCGTATTGATGCTGCGATCGAACGCTTTGACTACAAAGGTATCGAACGTAACTACCTACTTGGTGCGCTTCCATGGGCTCTTTCTCGTGCCCTTCCAGTATTCTTCGCTCTTGCTTTTGGTGGTGCTTTCGTACAATCAGTAGTAGACCTTGTTAAAGAATACCAATGGGTTGCAGACGGTTTGACTCTTGCAGGTCGTATGCTTCCAGGTCTTGGATTCGCTATCTTGCTTCGTTACCTTCCAGTTAAACGTAACCTTCACTACCTTGCTATGGGATTCGGTTTGACAGCTATGTTGACTGTTCTTTACTCAAACGTAACAAGTCTTGGTGGAGCAGTTGCGGGTATCCTTGGTACTCTTCCTGCTGAAGTTGCTGAAAAAATTGGCTTTGTTAACAACTTCAAAGGATTGTCTATGATCGGTATCTCTATCGTGGGTATCTTCCTTGCAGTTGTTCACTTCAAGAACAGCCAAAAAGTTGCTGTAGCAGCACCTTCTACACCATCAGAAAGTGGGGAAATCGAAGATGACGAATTCTAA
- a CDS encoding PTS system mannose/fructose/sorbose family transporter subunit IID, giving the protein MTNSNYKLTKEDFNQINKRSLFTFQLGWNYERMQASGYLYMILPQLRKMYGDGTPELKEMMKVHTQFFNTSPFFHTIIAGFDLAMEEKDGVGSKDAVNGIKTGLMGPFAPLGDTIFGSLVPAIMGSIAATMAIAGQPWGIFLWIAVAVAYDIFRWKQLEFAYKEGVNLINNMQSTLTALIDAASVLGVFMMGALVATMINFEISYKLPIGEKMIDFQDILNSIFPRLLPAIFTAFIFWLLGKKGMNSTKAIGIIIVLAVGLSFIGKFLLGMGA; this is encoded by the coding sequence ATGACGAATTCTAATTACAAACTAACAAAAGAAGATTTTAATCAAATCAACAAACGTAGCTTGTTTACTTTCCAATTAGGTTGGAACTACGAACGTATGCAAGCTTCTGGTTACCTTTACATGATCTTGCCACAATTGCGTAAAATGTATGGGGATGGAACTCCTGAATTGAAAGAAATGATGAAAGTTCATACTCAATTCTTCAACACTTCTCCATTCTTCCACACAATTATCGCTGGTTTTGACCTTGCCATGGAAGAAAAAGATGGTGTGGGTTCAAAAGATGCCGTTAACGGTATCAAGACAGGTTTGATGGGACCATTCGCTCCTCTTGGAGATACAATCTTTGGTTCACTTGTACCTGCTATCATGGGATCTATCGCAGCAACTATGGCGATCGCTGGGCAACCATGGGGTATCTTCCTTTGGATCGCAGTTGCAGTTGCTTATGATATCTTCCGTTGGAAACAATTGGAATTTGCCTACAAAGAAGGGGTTAACCTTATCAACAACATGCAAAGTACCTTGACAGCTTTGATTGACGCTGCATCTGTACTTGGTGTCTTCATGATGGGTGCTCTTGTAGCAACAATGATCAACTTTGAGATTTCTTACAAATTGCCAATCGGTGAAAAGATGATTGACTTCCAAGATATCTTGAACTCAATCTTCCCACGCTTGCTTCCAGCAATCTTTACTGCCTTTATCTTCTGGTTGCTTGGTAAGAAAGGTATGAACTCTACTAAAGCGATCGGTATCATTATCGTTCTTGCAGTAGGTCTTTCATTCATCGGTAAATTCTTGCTTGGAATGGGCGCATAA
- the strH gene encoding LPXTG-anchored beta-N-acetylhexosaminidase StrH has translation MKLEKKQRFSIRKYAVGAASVLIGFAFSAQVVSADGITPTPTAEETVQTIQESPQAVKEAVDSKVPEKLEEKANKPVKEEVKEDQEAPRTVAPKTEESSTPVVTENAAPTPTAEKESPAPAETPAESTSSDKKNEPATPAAVAPSTERASQVNEKLAKRKMISIDAGRKYFSPDQLKEIIDKAKHYGYTDLHLLVGNDGMRFMLDDMTIKANGKTYASDDVKRALEKGTDAYYKDPNGNHLTESQMTDLINYAKDKGIGLIPTVNSPGHMDAILHAMKELGIQKPNFTYFDKESARTVDLDNKEAVAFTKALIDKYAAYFAGKSDIFNIGLDEYANDATNAKGWSVLQADKYYPNEGYPVDGYEKFIAYANDLARIVKSHGLKPMAFNDGIYYNSDTSFGTFDKDIIVSMWTGGWGGYDVASSKLLVEKGHQILNTNDAWYYVLGRNADGQGWYNLDQGLNGIKNTPITSVPKSEGADIPFIGGMVAAWADTPSARYSPSRLFKLMRSFANANAEYFAADYESAEQALKEVPTDLNRYTAESVAAVKEAEKAIRSLDSNLSRAQQDTIDQAIAKLQEAVTNLTFTPEAQKEEDAKREVEKLAKNKVISIDAGRKYFSAEQLKRIVDKASELGYSDVHLLLGNDGLRFLLDDMTITANGKTYASDDVKNAIIEGTKAYYDDPNGTTLSQTEITELIEYAKSKGIGLIPAINSPGHMDAMLVAMEKLGIANPQANFDKVSKTTMDLENEEAMNFVKALIGKYMDFFAGKTKIFNYGTDEYANDATNAQGWYYLKWYGLYGKFAEYSNTLAAMAKERGLQPMAFNDGFYYEDKDDVEFDKDVIISYWSKGWWGYNLATPQYLASKGYKLLNTNGDWYYVLGNHKPDEAYPLSKALENSGKVPFNQLASTKYPEVDLPTVGSMLAIWADKPSAEYKEEEIFELMTAFADHNKDYFRANYNALREELAQIPANLDGYSKESLDALNAAKEALNYNLNRNKQAELDALVAKLKAARLGLKPAATHSGSLDENELAANVETKPELITRAEKIPFEVIKKENPNLPADQEKIITPGVEGERTHYISVLTENGKQTETVLDSQVTKEPVTQVVEIGAPITHKGDEHGLAPATEAKPRLDIQEEEIPFTTVTRENPLLLKGKTQVLTKGVNGRRSHYYSVSTTADGKEVKTLVDSLVTQEAVTQVIEVGTLVTHVGDEHGLAPAAEAKPRLDIQEEEIPFTTVTRENPQLPKGQSQVVVSGVNGRRTVFYSVSTTADGKEERTLVNSAVSQEAVAQVVEVGTAVEKTEQAEATTSKADEKQLPATGSQDSAGLVAAGLMATLAAYGLTKRKED, from the coding sequence ATGAAACTAGAAAAGAAACAGCGCTTCTCCATTCGTAAATATGCAGTTGGGGCAGCTTCTGTACTTATAGGATTTGCTTTTAGTGCACAAGTCGTATCTGCTGACGGGATTACTCCAACTCCAACAGCTGAGGAAACTGTTCAAACTATTCAGGAGAGTCCTCAAGCAGTCAAAGAAGCTGTAGACTCCAAGGTTCCAGAAAAACTGGAAGAAAAGGCTAACAAGCCTGTAAAAGAGGAGGTCAAAGAAGACCAGGAGGCTCCTCGAACAGTTGCTCCAAAAACAGAAGAGTCAAGCACACCAGTTGTGACAGAAAATGCTGCTCCAACTCCTACTGCCGAGAAAGAAAGCCCTGCCCCAGCTGAAACTCCTGCTGAAAGTACTTCTTCAGACAAGAAAAATGAACCAGCCACACCTGCTGCAGTTGCTCCTAGCACTGAACGAGCAAGTCAAGTAAATGAAAAACTGGCAAAACGAAAAATGATCTCAATCGACGCTGGACGCAAGTACTTCTCTCCAGACCAACTCAAAGAAATCATTGACAAAGCCAAACACTACGGTTATACTGATCTTCATTTACTAGTCGGAAATGATGGCATGCGTTTCATGCTGGACGACATGACGATCAAAGCGAATGGCAAAACCTATGCCAGTGATGATGTCAAACGTGCACTCGAAAAAGGAACCGATGCCTACTACAAGGATCCAAACGGCAACCATTTGACAGAGAGTCAGATGACGGACTTGATCAACTATGCCAAAGATAAAGGTATCGGACTAATCCCAACAGTCAACAGCCCTGGCCACATGGATGCGATTTTGCATGCTATGAAAGAACTAGGTATCCAAAAACCAAACTTTACCTACTTTGATAAGGAATCTGCTCGTACCGTTGACCTTGATAACAAAGAAGCAGTTGCATTTACCAAGGCTCTGATTGACAAGTATGCTGCTTACTTCGCTGGCAAATCTGACATTTTCAATATCGGACTCGACGAGTATGCCAACGATGCTACAAACGCCAAGGGATGGAGCGTTCTTCAGGCTGATAAATACTATCCAAATGAAGGCTACCCTGTAGATGGATATGAGAAATTTATCGCCTACGCCAACGACCTTGCTCGCATCGTCAAATCTCACGGTCTCAAACCAATGGCCTTTAACGATGGTATCTACTACAATAGCGATACAAGCTTTGGTACTTTTGATAAAGATATCATTGTTTCTATGTGGACTGGTGGATGGGGCGGTTACGACGTCGCTTCTTCTAAACTCCTAGTGGAAAAAGGTCACCAAATTCTTAATACCAACGATGCTTGGTACTATGTTCTCGGACGAAATGCCGACGGCCAAGGCTGGTACAACCTGGACCAAGGACTCAATGGAATCAAGAACACTCCAATCACTTCTGTACCAAAATCTGAAGGAGCTGATATTCCTTTCATCGGTGGTATGGTAGCTGCTTGGGCAGATACTCCATCAGCACGCTATTCTCCATCACGTCTCTTCAAACTCATGCGTAGCTTCGCAAATGCCAATGCTGAATACTTTGCTGCCGACTATGAGTCTGCTGAGCAAGCTCTGAAAGAAGTGCCAACAGACCTTAACCGCTATACTGCAGAAAGTGTCGCGGCTGTAAAAGAAGCTGAAAAAGCCATTCGCTCACTCGATAGCAACCTCAGTCGTGCCCAACAAGACACCATTGACCAAGCAATTGCAAAACTCCAAGAAGCTGTTACCAACTTGACCTTCACACCAGAAGCTCAAAAAGAAGAAGACGCGAAACGTGAAGTTGAAAAACTTGCCAAGAACAAGGTGATCTCAATTGACGCTGGACGTAAGTACTTCTCAGCTGAGCAACTCAAACGTATCGTAGACAAGGCGAGCGAACTCGGCTACTCTGATGTGCATCTTCTCCTAGGAAATGATGGACTTCGCTTCCTCCTTGATGACATGACCATCACAGCTAACGGAAAAACTTATGCAAGTGACGATGTCAAAAATGCCATCATTGAAGGAACAAAAGCTTACTACGATGATCCAAACGGAACCACTCTTAGTCAGACTGAAATCACTGAATTGATTGAGTACGCAAAATCAAAAGGTATCGGACTCATCCCAGCGATCAACAGCCCAGGTCACATGGATGCCATGCTCGTTGCTATGGAAAAATTAGGCATCGCAAACCCTCAAGCTAATTTTGATAAAGTCTCCAAAACAACCATGGACCTCGAAAACGAAGAGGCGATGAACTTTGTTAAAGCCCTCATCGGTAAGTACATGGACTTCTTTGCAGGCAAGACTAAGATCTTCAACTACGGTACAGACGAATATGCCAATGATGCTACCAACGCCCAAGGCTGGTACTACCTCAAATGGTATGGACTCTATGGCAAGTTTGCTGAGTACTCTAACACCCTTGCTGCCATGGCCAAAGAAAGAGGCCTTCAACCAATGGCCTTCAACGATGGTTTCTACTATGAAGACAAGGATGATGTTGAGTTTGACAAGGATGTCATCATCTCTTACTGGTCTAAAGGATGGTGGGGCTATAACCTTGCAACGCCTCAGTACCTAGCAAGCAAAGGCTATAAACTCCTCAACACCAACGGAGACTGGTACTATGTTTTAGGTAATCACAAACCAGACGAAGCCTATCCACTATCAAAAGCACTTGAAAACTCTGGCAAAGTACCATTTAACCAGCTTGCATCTACCAAATATCCAGAAGTAGACCTTCCAACCGTCGGAAGCATGCTTGCTATCTGGGCAGACAAACCAAGTGCTGAGTATAAGGAAGAAGAAATCTTTGAACTCATGACTGCCTTTGCAGATCATAACAAAGACTACTTCCGCGCTAACTACAACGCACTCCGTGAGGAACTTGCTCAAATTCCTGCAAACTTGGACGGATACAGCAAGGAAAGCTTGGATGCCCTAAATGCAGCTAAAGAAGCTCTCAACTACAATCTCAACCGTAACAAACAAGCAGAGTTAGACGCTCTCGTAGCCAAACTCAAGGCAGCCCGCCTAGGCCTCAAACCAGCAGCAACCCACTCAGGAAGCCTCGATGAAAACGAACTAGCTGCCAATGTTGAAACCAAACCGGAACTCATCACAAGAGCAGAAAAGATTCCATTTGAAGTTATCAAGAAGGAAAATCCAAATCTCCCAGCCGATCAGGAAAAGATCATCACACCAGGTGTAGAGGGCGAACGCACTCATTACATCTCTGTCCTTACTGAAAATGGGAAACAAACAGAAACGGTTCTAGATAGCCAAGTAACCAAAGAACCTGTGACCCAAGTGGTTGAAATCGGCGCCCCTATTACTCACAAAGGGGATGAACACGGTCTTGCCCCAGCCACAGAGGCAAAACCTAGACTGGACATCCAAGAGGAAGAGATTCCTTTCACTACCGTAACACGTGAAAATCCACTCTTGCTCAAAGGGAAGACTCAAGTCCTTACCAAAGGTGTTAACGGTCGTCGCAGTCATTACTACTCTGTAAGCACTACTGCTGATGGCAAAGAAGTGAAGACTCTTGTCGATAGCCTTGTAACGCAAGAAGCAGTGACACAAGTCATTGAAGTCGGAACCCTTGTTACCCATGTAGGGGATGAACACGGTCTTGCCCCAGCTGCAGAAGCAAAACCTAGACTAGACATCCAAGAAGAAGAGATTCCTTTCACTACCGTGACACGTGAAAATCCGCAATTGCCAAAAGGACAAAGTCAAGTCGTCGTTTCCGGAGTAAATGGTCGCCGTACCGTCTTCTACTCTGTTAGCACTACTGCTGACGGCAAGGAAGAAAGAACCCTTGTCAATAGTGCGGTATCACAGGAAGCGGTCGCTCAAGTTGTCGAAGTCGGAACTGCCGTTGAGAAAACTGAGCAAGCTGAAGCAACTACTAGCAAAGCAGATGAAAAACAACTCCCTGCAACAGGAAGTCAAGACTCTGCAGGCTTGGTCGCAGCAGGACTCATGGCTACACTAGCAGCCTACGGACTCACTAAGAGAAAAGAAGATTAA
- a CDS encoding PTS sugar transporter subunit IIA, which translates to MSKSLILVSHGRFCEELKGSTEMIMGPQDNIHTVALLPEDGPEEFTAKFEAAIEGLDDFLVFADLLGGTPCNVVSRLIMEGRDIELYAGMNLPMVIEFINASLTGADADYKSRAAESIVKVNDLLAGFDDDEDE; encoded by the coding sequence ATGAGTAAATCATTAATTTTGGTGAGTCATGGTCGTTTCTGTGAAGAACTTAAAGGTAGCACAGAAATGATCATGGGTCCACAGGACAACATTCATACAGTGGCTCTTCTTCCAGAAGATGGCCCAGAAGAATTTACTGCAAAATTTGAAGCTGCTATCGAAGGATTGGATGATTTCCTAGTCTTTGCAGATCTTCTCGGTGGTACACCATGTAACGTGGTGAGCCGCTTGATCATGGAAGGTCGCGACATTGAACTCTACGCAGGGATGAATCTTCCAATGGTGATTGAATTTATCAATGCCAGCCTTACAGGTGCAGATGCGGACTACAAGAGCCGTGCTGCAGAAAGCATTGTGAAAGTCAATGATTTGTTAGCGGGCTTTGATGATGACGAAGATGAATAA
- a CDS encoding glycoside hydrolase family 35 protein, translated as MTRFKIEDDFYLDGKPFKILSGAIHYFRIPAEDWYHSLYNLKALGFNTVETYVAWNLHEPVEGEFDFEGARNLERFLQIAQDLGLYAIVRPSPFICAEWEFGGLPAWLLTKDMRIRSSDPAYIEAVARYYDQLLPRLVPRLLDNGGNILMMQVENEYGSYGEDKSYLRAIRKLMEDRGIDCPLFTSDGPWRATLKAGTLIEDDLFVTGNFGSKAPYNFSQMQEFFDEHGKKWPLMCMEFWDGWFNRWKEPIITRDPKELAEAVREVLEQGSINLYMFHGGTNFGFMNGCSARGTLDLPQVTSYDYDALLDEEGNPTAKYLAVKKMMATHFPEYPQLEPLYKESMEIGSIPLVEKVSLFETLDNLSSPTESLYPKAMEELGQSYGYLLYRTEASWDAEEERLRIIDGRDRAQLFVDGQWIATQYQTEIGEDIYCQGNREGFSEIDILIENMGRVNYGHKFLADTQRKGIRTGVCKDLHFLLNWKQYPLPLDNPEKIDFSKGWTEGQPAFYAFDFTVEEPKDTYLDLSEFGKGVAFVNGRHLGRFWNVGPTLSLYIPHSYLKEGANRIIIFETEGEYKEEIHLTRKPTLKHIKGENL; from the coding sequence ATGACCAGATTTAAAATTGAGGACGATTTCTATTTAGACGGAAAACCGTTCAAGATTTTGTCCGGCGCCATTCATTATTTTAGGATTCCAGCAGAGGATTGGTATCATTCTCTCTATAACTTAAAGGCGCTTGGCTTTAATACAGTCGAGACCTATGTGGCTTGGAATTTACACGAACCTGTTGAAGGGGAGTTTGATTTTGAAGGTGCCAGAAATTTGGAGAGATTTCTTCAAATTGCACAAGATCTAGGTCTCTATGCCATTGTACGCCCGTCTCCATTTATCTGTGCGGAATGGGAATTTGGTGGCTTGCCGGCTTGGCTCTTGACAAAGGACATGCGAATTCGCTCGTCCGACCCGGCCTACATCGAGGCTGTTGCTCGCTATTATGACCAATTATTGCCAAGGCTTGTGCCTCGCTTGTTGGATAATGGTGGAAACATTCTTATGATGCAAGTCGAAAATGAATATGGCTCTTATGGAGAAGATAAGTCTTATCTACGAGCAATTCGGAAATTGATGGAAGACCGAGGGATTGATTGCCCACTCTTTACTTCAGATGGCCCATGGAGGGCTACTCTGAAAGCCGGAACCTTGATCGAAGACGATCTCTTTGTGACAGGAAACTTCGGTTCTAAAGCTCCGTACAACTTTTCACAGATGCAGGAATTCTTTGATGAGCATGGCAAGAAATGGCCCCTCATGTGTATGGAATTCTGGGATGGTTGGTTCAACCGTTGGAAAGAACCCATCATCACTCGTGATCCTAAAGAATTGGCAGAAGCTGTTCGAGAGGTATTGGAGCAAGGCTCTATCAACCTTTACATGTTCCATGGTGGTACAAACTTTGGTTTCATGAATGGTTGCTCGGCTCGAGGAACTCTGGATTTGCCGCAAGTCACATCTTACGACTATGATGCCCTTCTCGATGAAGAAGGAAATCCAACTGCTAAATACTTAGCAGTCAAGAAGATGATGGCAACCCACTTCCCAGAGTATCCACAGTTGGAACCACTCTATAAGGAAAGCATGGAGATAGGGTCCATTCCATTGGTCGAAAAAGTTTCCTTGTTTGAAACCCTGGATAATCTCTCTAGTCCTACTGAAAGCCTCTATCCAAAAGCGATGGAAGAACTTGGTCAAAGTTATGGCTACCTTCTCTACCGCACTGAGGCAAGTTGGGATGCAGAAGAGGAACGTCTCCGTATCATCGATGGACGTGACCGAGCTCAACTCTTTGTAGATGGTCAATGGATTGCTACTCAATACCAGACAGAGATTGGTGAAGATATCTACTGTCAGGGCAACCGAGAAGGCTTTTCAGAGATTGACATCTTGATTGAAAATATGGGGCGTGTCAACTACGGACATAAGTTCTTGGCAGATACGCAACGTAAAGGAATTCGTACAGGTGTCTGCAAGGATCTACATTTCTTACTGAATTGGAAACAATATCCACTGCCACTGGATAATCCTGAGAAAATTGATTTTTCAAAAGGATGGACAGAAGGACAACCAGCCTTTTACGCTTTCGACTTTACTGTTGAAGAGCCGAAGGATACCTACTTAGACTTGTCTGAGTTTGGTAAGGGAGTTGCCTTTGTCAACGGGCGTCACTTAGGACGTTTCTGGAACGTCGGCCCGACCCTCTCACTTTATATCCCTCATAGTTATCTCAAGGAAGGTGCTAACCGCATCATCATCTTTGAAACTGAGGGCGAATATAAAGAAGAGATTCATTTAACTCGTAAACCTACACTAAAACACATAAAGGGGGAAAACTTATGA
- a CDS encoding SIS domain-containing protein — MLNYTKEELLELGAEITTREIYQQPDVWKEAFEAYQAKREEIAAFLQGIADKHDYIKVILTGAGTSAYVGDTLVPYFKEVYDERKWNFNAIATTDIVANPETYLKKDVATVLVSFARSGNSPESVATVDLAKALVDDLYQVTITCAADGKLALQAHGDDRNLLLLQPAASNDAGFAMTSSFTSMLLTALLVFDPTEFAVKAQRFEVVSRLVRKVLDNAKDVKELVDLDFNRVIYLGAGPFFGLAHEAQLKILELTAGQVATMYESPVGFRHGPKSLINEDTVVLVFGTTTDYTRKYDLDLVREVAGDHIARRVVLLSDQAFGLENVKEVALGCGGVLNDIYRVFPYIVYAQLFALLTSLKVENKPDTPSPTGTVNRVVQGVIIHEYQK; from the coding sequence ATGCTAAATTACACAAAAGAAGAATTACTTGAACTGGGTGCAGAAATCACGACTCGTGAGATCTACCAACAGCCTGATGTATGGAAAGAAGCTTTTGAAGCCTATCAAGCAAAACGTGAAGAAATTGCAGCCTTCCTACAAGGGATTGCGGATAAACATGACTATATCAAGGTCATCTTGACGGGTGCTGGTACTTCTGCTTATGTGGGAGATACCTTGGTACCATACTTTAAGGAAGTCTATGACGAACGCAAATGGAATTTCAATGCTATTGCGACAACTGATATTGTTGCCAATCCAGAAACTTATTTGAAAAAAGATGTGGCGACTGTCCTTGTTTCCTTTGCTCGTAGTGGGAATTCACCTGAAAGTGTGGCGACGGTTGATTTGGCTAAGGCCTTGGTGGATGACCTCTATCAAGTGACCATTACATGTGCTGCAGATGGTAAATTGGCTCTTCAAGCTCATGGAGATGACCGCAATCTCTTGCTTTTGCAACCAGCTGCTTCTAATGACGCTGGATTTGCCATGACTTCTAGCTTTACATCTATGCTACTAACAGCTCTCTTGGTCTTTGATCCTACAGAATTTGCTGTGAAAGCTCAACGTTTTGAAGTTGTGTCTAGACTTGTCCGCAAAGTTCTAGACAATGCAAAAGATGTCAAAGAGTTGGTTGACCTCGACTTTAACCGTGTTATCTACCTAGGCGCTGGTCCTTTCTTTGGACTTGCTCATGAAGCTCAGTTGAAGATTTTGGAATTAACAGCTGGTCAAGTGGCGACCATGTATGAAAGCCCAGTTGGCTTCCGTCACGGTCCAAAATCATTGATCAACGAAGATACAGTTGTTTTGGTATTTGGCACAACGACAGACTACACTCGCAAGTACGACTTGGACTTGGTTCGTGAAGTGGCTGGTGATCACATTGCTCGTCGTGTTGTGCTTTTGAGTGATCAAGCCTTTGGTCTTGAAAATGTCAAAGAAGTAGCCCTTGGCTGTGGCGGTGTTTTGAACGATATTTACCGTGTCTTCCCTTACATCGTTTATGCTCAACTCTTTGCCCTATTGACTTCACTCAAGGTAGAAAATAAACCAGATACACCATCTCCTACTGGCACTGTAAACCGTGTGGTACAAGGTGTGATCATTCATGAATATCAAAAATAA
- a CDS encoding GntR family transcriptional regulator, whose translation MAIPKYQYIKDELKNKIISGQFASGDKFYTEAELIAMYDVSSITVVRALNDLAKDGYIVRQQGKGTFVSRARKHKLVEFSDVEIFETKDDKVTVLSIERGNKLEYLEKLGLRGDQFYYKIERTRQTNGVTYIYHTSYIPEQYINANYPNLDYYSSIYKRFKLDYRIHMTDEHFEEINEIAFPTPEHAASMLGIDTQFPTVFQTKTTKLEATGQVLAYSETYKRADYYKIKFISCDRGH comes from the coding sequence ATGGCTATTCCAAAATACCAATATATTAAAGACGAACTCAAGAATAAAATCATCTCAGGTCAATTTGCGAGTGGAGACAAGTTTTATACTGAAGCAGAGTTGATCGCGATGTATGATGTCAGTTCTATCACAGTTGTTCGTGCCTTGAACGACCTTGCCAAAGATGGCTATATTGTCCGCCAACAAGGAAAAGGAACTTTTGTTTCACGCGCTCGTAAGCACAAACTCGTTGAGTTTTCAGATGTGGAAATTTTTGAAACAAAGGACGATAAGGTAACTGTCCTTTCTATCGAACGTGGAAATAAGCTTGAATATTTGGAAAAACTTGGTTTGCGTGGAGACCAGTTCTACTACAAGATCGAACGGACACGTCAAACTAACGGTGTGACCTATATCTACCACACTTCTTATATTCCCGAACAATATATCAATGCCAACTATCCAAATCTTGACTATTATAGTTCTATCTATAAACGTTTCAAATTGGATTACCGCATTCACATGACTGATGAGCATTTTGAGGAAATCAACGAAATCGCATTCCCAACACCAGAGCATGCTGCTTCTATGTTGGGAATTGATACACAATTTCCAACTGTCTTCCAAACAAAGACTACAAAACTTGAGGCCACTGGCCAAGTCCTTGCCTATAGTGAAACGTATAAGCGAGCAGACTACTACAAAATCAAATTCATCTCGTGTGATCGAGGTCATTAA